The following DNA comes from Marinilactibacillus sp. Marseille-P9653.
GAAGAAGAAGTACCAAAGTATGCTTTTTCAATGGGGATCAAATCGATATTGTCCGCAAAACAGATTGTGTTGATGGCTTACGGTGAAGAAAAATCTGAGGCTATAGATCAAATGATCAATGGTTCCATAACTGAACAAGTGCCGGCAAGTGTGTTACAGACACATGATAACGTGACGATTATAATCGATGAGGCAGCTGCAAGTAGACTTTAAAGTGTTCTAACACATTTATCTAAATCATTTTTTTAGTTAAGTGTGATGTTGGAAAGGATGAGTTGCATGCCTAAGAAGATGCCTGTTTATATACAAATGCATAATCAAATGAGAGAGTGGATTAACTCTCGCGAATGGGAAGAAGGCCGGAAAATTCCTTCAGAGAGAGATCTCGCTCTTCAATTTGATGTAAGTAGAATGACTGCTAGACAAGCCGTGAATACTTTAGTAGACGAAGGCTTGCTTGAGAGAAGAAGAGGCGCTGGAACATTTGTAGCGCTTGAAAAGGTTAGAGAGAAAATGAGCGGTGTTCCAAGTTTTACAGAAACAGTTGAGAGACAAGGGAAAAGTCCCGCTAGTAAACTGGTAGCTTTCCATACGAAACCGGCTAGTATCAGCGAATCAGAAAAATTAATGATTGAACACAACGAAGAAGTGCTCATCATGGAAAGAATCCGTACAGCAGACGGCATCCCAATTTGCTATGAAGTCGCGACGATTCCTTTTAAATTTGTTGAGGATTTAAGTAAGACGCAAATCACGCAACACCTTTTCAAAACGCTTGAAATGGAAAAAGGGATGCGCGTAGAGCGTTCTGAACAAACCATTTCTGCTACATGGGCATCTGAGTCTATAGCAGAAATGCTTGGAATCAAACGTGGTTCTTCTGTGTTACGGCTTAGACAAGTCAGTTATAGCCAAGAAGGAACCCCCTTTGAATACGTTCGCTCTCAGTATGTTGGAGACCGATACGAATTTTTCTTAGAAGCCACAAAAAAATAACGACGAACAATCCGTTAGACCTGAGGGGTACAATTCCTTCAGGTCATTTTTTTATGTCCAGAAAACTAGCTACTCTAAAATGTGCCAGAGATTTTACGACTGATTGATAAAGTAGAAAATATGATCGGAAAAAGGAAGACAAGTAGTAAAGAATTATGTAAGATAGGAACATAATTCTAAATAAATAATGTGTTATATTCTTATAGGATGGAAGTGAGTCATATGAACGAAAAAGAAAAAGCTGGGAGCCAGTATTATCTTGTGGGATTTTTTGGAATTCTACTTTTATTTAGTGGTCTGTACTGGGGATTAAACAGACAGCAGGAATCTCTTTCGCAAGAATTGACTAATGACCACTCTAAAGTGTATGCACAAGCATCTGAAACCTTTCTGGATAGAGTACGATTTCTTTCTAATAGAGATGGCGTGGTAGATATTGCAGTGCTGGGCAGTAGTGTGACAAGAGGCATGGGGGCTACGCTTGAAAAACCAGTATGGGGAAAACGACTGGAGCAAGAATTATCTCAGCGTGAAGGCATTAGAACAACGGTCTGGAACCAGGGATTTAATGGATTCAGTACGACAGATTTAATGGTCCAAGGAAAGATACAAGAAACCATAGACCTGAACCCTGATATTATTTTATTTGAGTTATGTCTGATCAATAATAACCGGTTTCCTCAAAATGATCTTTCTCATACAAAGGAAGAATTGATTGCGATTATGAATCGTTTCCGTGAAGAATTACCTGAAACGCTTGTTGTGCTAACAACGGCAAATCCTACGATTTATAACGAAGTGTACTTAGATGATGGAGTTCTAACGTATCAACAGTACAATGAAGAGATTGCAGCATTCGTAAGAAATCAGGAATGGCCATTTATTGATATTTTTACGTTAATGAACGAAAAAATTCAAGCATTGGATTTCAATATAGAAGATTATCTAGATGATGAGGTTCATCCTAATGGAGATGGCTATCAGATGTGGTTTGAATTGATTAATGAGAGACTAAATACACCACTATCAGAGTTATAAACAGTGTAGATACACGAAAACCTCTTGAAAGATACGTGTTCACGTATCTTTCAAGAGGTTTCTTTTTAATTGAAGTCTTCGTCTATATCTAAGTCATCTTCTAAAGGATCCTCAAAGGAACGGTCTTCAGGATTTTCTTCTGGAATGTCCTCGAGCTGATCGTCGAGACCGACACCAGTTTCGTTTGTTGTCGTTGACGTATCTAATTCGAGATGCTGTTTGAACGTATCTTGGAGTTCTTTAACAGATTCATCGAAAGGTAGCCAAACATACAAATCCAAACCATACGCCGGGAAATAGACATAGTCTGCTTCACCACGTAATTCTAGTGATTCTACGTCGTTAGCAGCTTCAGTATAATTGTTTGCAATCGTCCAGATTTGCATTCCGGAAAGGTTTGTCTGGAAATTGGGGCTGATTGCATCCATTATTGGAGAAAAATTTGTAAAAGAATTCAAGGAAAGTAATTCTTCAGACAAAGCTTGAATGACCTCTCTTTGTCTTTCCTGTCTGCCCCAGTCACCACGAGGATCTTGTTTTCTCATTCGAGCATAGCCCAGTGCATGTTCACCATCTAAAGTCTGAACACCTTCATCAATTTCGATAGCGTCTGCTTTTTCAGTGCTGTCTTGTACCGTAAAAGATAATTGAGAGTCTATTGTAACGCCACCAACGGCATCGACAAGATCGACAAGTCCTTCAAAGTTTAAGGTAGCGTAATAAGAGATTGGGATATCAAGGTAATCTTCAATATAGTCAATCGTACCGGATATACCGTATAAAGCATATAAAGCGTTAATTTTTTCAGATCGATTGGTACCCGGAAGATCGATCATGGTGTCTCTAGGGATAGAAAGCATTTTAACAGATTCTTCAGTAGGGTTGATAGTGGCAACGATAATCGTATCTGATCGTCTGGTTCCTGCATCTTCATCAAGACCAAGAAGCAGAACTGAGAAGGGTTTTTTATTTTTTAAGAGAATATCTTGTTCGGTAGTGTCTTGTAATTCTTCGGGCGTGCCTTCTGAAACATTATTTAAAACTTCAAGGATTTTACTTCCGTAATAGCCTACGCCGGAGCCGAGAATGAATATCAGTAAAACAAGGACTGAGAGCAATCCTCTTATAAACCATTTATTTCTATTCTGCTTTTTTTCGTGTTTTTGTGAACGCATGACTGCCTCGATTCTTTATCGTTATATAAGACATTGTAATTCCAAAATAAGTCTCGCTATTTCTATTCTATAGTTTAATTCAGTTGATTCAGAAATGCAATTGTGTTTTGGATTCTCGCAATGATATAATGAAAGAAAGTATACCAGAAATGAGATATGATTATGTATGATATGTACTTAGTTTTGCTTGTCACGATTGCTACTACAATTATTAGTATAGGGCTGACGGCAATCTATAAAAGAATCGCAATTAAATTTAAATTAGTTGATATACCGGATGCAAGAAGGGTGCACAATAAAGTGATGCCAACAATGGGTGGTGTGACAATCTTTATTGCGTTCTATTTTTCTTTGTTTGTCTTACTGCCGATTCCACAGTCTATTGTTTTTCCTATTTTTCTAGGATCATTAGCAGTTTTAATTACCGGTATGATTGACGACTTGAAAAGCCTTAGTCCGTTGTTAAAAATTGCTGGTATCCTCATTGGAGCGTTTATCGTTTCTTATTTTGGGGATGTTTCCTTGGAAACCATGACCTTGCCCTTTATAGG
Coding sequences within:
- a CDS encoding GntR family transcriptional regulator, with product MPKKMPVYIQMHNQMREWINSREWEEGRKIPSERDLALQFDVSRMTARQAVNTLVDEGLLERRRGAGTFVALEKVREKMSGVPSFTETVERQGKSPASKLVAFHTKPASISESEKLMIEHNEEVLIMERIRTADGIPICYEVATIPFKFVEDLSKTQITQHLFKTLEMEKGMRVERSEQTISATWASESIAEMLGIKRGSSVLRLRQVSYSQEGTPFEYVRSQYVGDRYEFFLEATKK
- a CDS encoding SGNH/GDSL hydrolase family protein, with the protein product MNEKEKAGSQYYLVGFFGILLLFSGLYWGLNRQQESLSQELTNDHSKVYAQASETFLDRVRFLSNRDGVVDIAVLGSSVTRGMGATLEKPVWGKRLEQELSQREGIRTTVWNQGFNGFSTTDLMVQGKIQETIDLNPDIILFELCLINNNRFPQNDLSHTKEELIAIMNRFREELPETLVVLTTANPTIYNEVYLDDGVLTYQQYNEEIAAFVRNQEWPFIDIFTLMNEKIQALDFNIEDYLDDEVHPNGDGYQMWFELINERLNTPLSEL
- a CDS encoding LCP family protein is translated as MRSQKHEKKQNRNKWFIRGLLSVLVLLIFILGSGVGYYGSKILEVLNNVSEGTPEELQDTTEQDILLKNKKPFSVLLLGLDEDAGTRRSDTIIVATINPTEESVKMLSIPRDTMIDLPGTNRSEKINALYALYGISGTIDYIEDYLDIPISYYATLNFEGLVDLVDAVGGVTIDSQLSFTVQDSTEKADAIEIDEGVQTLDGEHALGYARMRKQDPRGDWGRQERQREVIQALSEELLSLNSFTNFSPIMDAISPNFQTNLSGMQIWTIANNYTEAANDVESLELRGEADYVYFPAYGLDLYVWLPFDESVKELQDTFKQHLELDTSTTTNETGVGLDDQLEDIPEENPEDRSFEDPLEDDLDIDEDFN